The Mauremys reevesii isolate NIE-2019 linkage group 1, ASM1616193v1, whole genome shotgun sequence genome has a segment encoding these proteins:
- the SBF1 gene encoding myotubularin-related protein 5 isoform X3 — MARLADYFVLVGYELDKRGSRDGQGQILQRFPEKDWEDNPFPQGIELFCQPSGWQLFTERNPPTFFVAVLTDISSERHYCACFTFWEAVESAQSQSHSRNGEEEEEESSSLVQPAQLFAPKSLVLVSRLDHTEVFRNSLGLIYTIYVDGLSASLENVIGNLLTCTIPITGGAQRTISLGAGDRQVIQTPINDSLPVSSCSVALLFRQLGITNVLCLFCAALTEHKILFLSSSYQRLTDGCRALLALMFPLKYSFTYVPILPAQLLEVLSTPTPFIIGVSSIFQSETQELLDVVIADLDGGTVTIPECIHISLLPEPLLHQTREALSMILDPELEVADLAFPPSTVSASSLKMQDKEIRAVFLRLFAQLLQGYRWCLHIIRIHPEPVIRFHKAAFLGQRGLVEDDFLTKVLEGMAFAGFVTERGAPYRAIDLFDELVAYEVKRMRAEEGSKQKILRHIKELAEQLYKNENPYPAVTMHKVQKPTDGCHLRLHQRPFPRLDEGTVQWIIDQATAKLQTAPPAVKAEKKCMVPSGPPIAAIMERNGSALANSARRLEVVRNCISYVFENKMLEAKKLLPAVLRAMKGRAARHCLTQELNLHVQQNRAVLDHQQFDFIVRVMNCCLQDCTAMDEHGIAAALLPLVTAFCRKLSPGITQFAYSCVQEHVVWTNIQFWEAMFYCDVQNHIRALYLESNEENHLDEDGKEGPQEEKSALEIASEQRRLWPTMSREKQQELIQKEESTVFSQAIHYANRMSYLLLPLDTSKNRLLRSSGLGDVESVSNSFVTNSIAGSVAESYDTESGFEDAESSDVANYVVRFINRFVDKVCTESGVTNEHLKGLHIMIPDIVQMHIETLDAVHRESKRLPPIQKPKLLRPSLLVGEECVMEGLRVYLMPDGREEASGGNIGGPPLLPAEGAIFLTTYRIVFKGTPTDPLVGEQVVVRSFPIASLTKEKKISVQPQVDQLIQKEKKISVPAQVDQLIQEVLQLRSCTFQLLRIAFDEEVASESAEVFRKHLHKLRYPQHVRGTFAFTVGQSPKQAMQPKAKEKNPSLSSQQVTDMFQGLAVGVISLGHLGHSSTTLSKNLMKNAKKTIGRPYVTRKKYTPPTWEQRSSQHFQEDDEDEISVSEEIDRSTLTPSTIIKPSDKMTMSHLVERACCRDYQRMGLGTLSNSLTRSKNEPFRISTVNRMYAICRSYPGLLIVPQSIQDNTIQRISRCYRQSRFPVVCWRNSRTKAVLLRSGGLHGKGVVGLFKSQNAPTAGQSQTDSTSLEQEKYLQAVINSMPHYADASGRNTLSGFTSAHMSSADSSDKRQPKLGSLMKQVMGGKDDGPGTISRGGKWGSIRASGRMSNYVLNMEIGSRLAGKDLLSAQHNGAPSEASFLRQHRASLYIIGDKSQLKGVKPDPLQHWEVVPIEVFDVRQVKASFKKLMKACVPGSPSTDPSLAYLRTLEESEWLSQIHKILQISVLVVELLDTGSSVLVSLEDGWDITTQVVSLVQLLSDPYYRTMEGFRLLVEKEWLSFGHRFSHRGAQTLAGQGSGFAPVFLQFLDCVHQIHLQFPMEFEFTQYYLKFLSYHYVSNRFRTFLLDSDYERIELGLLYEEKGERKSQQVYKSIWEYIDRLNKKTPVFFNYMYAPEDGEVLRPYSNISNLKVWDYYTQEVLSEGPSYDWELVQGQPEHVEEVDRQDSSAPQTKRKIIWPCYDNRSRVEPDAISKLLEELHNLEAELGQVPERWKDTWDKVKASQRTEARQEASRMASSSLLMSSSLLPHRRSLGVYLQESSVGSTLNLSLDSDTSSTSTPSSGKQGGRKSTSNLYSQFQMSESENRSYEGTLYKKGAFMKPWKPRWFVLDKTKHQLRYYDNRMDTECKGIIDLAEVESITPGTPTMGAPKTVEEKAFFDLKTTKRVYNFCAQDVQLAQQWIDRIQSCLSDA, encoded by the exons AGGACGATCTCTCTAGGGGCTGGCGACAGGCAGGTGATCCAGACGCCCATCAATGACTCTCTCCCCGTCAGCAGCTGCAGCGTAGCACTGCTCTTCCGGCAGCTCG GGATCACCAACGTGTTGTGTCTCTTCTGTGCTGCACTCACCGAACACAAGATCCTGTTTCTCTCCAGCAGTTATCAGAGACTCACAGACGGCTGCCGGGCCCTGCTTGCGCTCATGTTCCCCCTCAAGTACAG TTTCACGTACGTGCCCATCTTACCTGCACAGCTCCTTGAGGTGCTCAGCACTCCCACGCCCTTCATCATTGGCGTCAGCTCCATCTTCCAGTCGGAGACTCAGGAACTG TTGGATGTCGTCATAGCAGATCTGGATGGTGGGACGGTGACCATCCCAGAGTGCATTCACATCTCCCTGCTGCCTGAGCCACTGCTCCATCAGACACGAGAAGCCCTCTCCATG ATCTTGGACCCTGAGCTGGAGGTAGCAGACTTAGCATTCCCCCCATCAACcgtctctgcctcctccctcaaaATGCAG GACAAGGAGATCCGAGCTGTCTTCCTCCGTTTGTTTGCACAGCTGCTGCAGGGCTACCGCTGGTGCCTGCACATCATCCGAATCCACCCAGAGCCAGTCATCCGCTTCCACAAG GCAGCCTTCCTCGGTCAGAGGGGGCTGGTGGAGGATGACTTCCTCACCAAGGTCCTGGAGGGCATGGCGTTCGCTGGCTTTGTGACCGAGAGGGGCGCCCCATACCGAGCAATTGACCTGTTTGATGAG ctGGTCGCCTATGAAGTGAAGCGGATGCGTGCCGAGGAGGGGAGCAAGCAGAAAATACTGCGGCACATCAAGGAGCTGGCAGAGCAGCTCTATAAAAAT GAGAACCCATACCCCGCAGTGACAATGCACAAGGTGCAGAAGCCCACGGATGGCTGCCACCTGCGCCTACACCAGAGGCCTTTTCCCCGCTTGGACGAGGGGACAGTCCAGTGGATCATCGACCAGGCCACTGCCAAGCTGCAGACAGCCCCGCCGGCTGTGAAGGCGGAGAAGAAGTGTATGGTGCCATCGGGACCCCCCATTG CTGCCATCATGGAGCGCAATGGCAGTGCCCTGGCCAACAGCGCCCGCCGCCTGGAGGTGGTCAGGAACTGCATCTCCTACGTCTTCGAGAACAAGATGCTAGAAGCCAAAAAG CTGCTTCCAGCTGTGCTAAGGGCCATGAAGGGCCGAGCAGCCAGACACTGCCTGACTCAGGAGTTGAACCTGCATGTGCAGCAGAACAGAGCCGTACTGGACCACCAACAATTCGACTTCATTGTCCGCGTGATGAACTGCTGTTTACAG gACTGCACTGCCATGGATGAGCATGGGATTGCAGCAGCACTTTTGCCACTAGTCACTGCTTTCTGCCGA aAACTGAGCCCGGGCATCACGCAGTTTGCCTACAGCTGTGTGCAGGAACACGTCGTATGGACCAACATCCAGTTCTGGGAGGCCATGTTCTACTGCGACGTGCAGAACCACATCCGAGCCCTGTACCTGGAGAGCAATGAGGAGAACCACTTGGATGAG GACGGCAAGGAGGGGCCTCAGGAAGAGAAATCTGCCCTGGAGATTGCGTCGGAGCAGCGGAGGCTGTGGCCTACCATGAGCCGagagaagcagcaggagctgatCCAGAAGGAGGAGAGCACGGTCTTCAGCCAGGCCATCCACTACGCCAACCGCATGAGctacctgctgctgcccctcgaCACCAGCAAGAACCGGCTGCTGCGCAGCTCGGGGCTGGGCGACGTGGAGAGCGTCAGCAACAGCTTTGTCACCAACAG CATTGCCGGCAGCGTGGCCGAAAGCTACGACACGGAAAGTGGGTTTGAGGATGCCGAGAGCTCCGACGTGGCCAACTACGTGGTACGCTTCATCAACCGCTTCGTGGACAAGGTGTGCACGGAGAGCGGCGTCACCAACGAGCACCTGAAGGGGCTGCACATCATGATCCCTG ACATCGTGCAGATGCACATAGAGACACTGGATGCTGTGCACAGGGAGAGCAAGAGGCTCCCTCCTATTCAGAAG cccaagctGCTACGCCCCAGCCTGCTGGTGGGCGAGGAGTGTGTCATGGAAGGGCTCCGCGTGTACCTCATGCCTGACGGACGTGAAGAAGCTTCCGGAGGCAATATTgggggccccccactgctccctgccgAAGGAGCCATCTTCCTCACCACTTACCGCATCGTTTTCAAGGGCACCCCCACAGACCCGCTGG TGGGGGAGCAGGTTGTGGTCCGGTCCTTCCCCATTGCCTCGTTGACCAAAGAGAAGAAGATCAGCGTCCAGCCCCAGGTGGATCAGCTCATCCAGAAAGAGAAGAAGATCAGCGTCCCGGCCCAGGTGGATCAGCTcatccaggaggtgctgcagctgcGCTCATGCACATTCCAG CTGCTGCGGATCGCCTTTGACGAGGAGGTGGCTTCAGAGAGCGCCGAGGTCTTCAGGAAGCACCTGCACAAGCTGCGCTATCCCCAGCATGTACGTGGCACCTTCGCCTTCACCGTGGGCCAGTCACCCAAGCAAGCCATGCAGCCCAAGGCCAAGGAGAAAAACCCCTCACTCAG CTCCCAGCAGGTGACCGATATGTTCCAGGGCCTGGCAGTGGGTGTCATATCCCTCGGGCACCTTGGCCATTCATCCAC GACACTTTCCAAGAACCTGATGAAGAATGCCAAGAAGACCATTGGCCGACCGTACGTGACCCGCAAGAAGTACACGCCGCCTACCTGGGAGCAGCGCAGCAGTCAGCACTTCCAGGAGGATGACGAGGATGAAATCTCAG TGTCTGAAGAGATAGACAGgagcaccctgaccccctccacTATCATCAAACCTTCAGACAAGATGACCATGAGCCACCTAGTAGAGCGAGCCTGCTGCCGTGACTACCAGAGGATGGGGCTGGGCACGCTGAGTAACAGCCTCACCCGCTCCAAGAACGAGCCCTTCCGCATCTCCACGGTGAACCGCATGTACGCCATCTGCCGGAG TTACCCGGGGCTGCTGATCGTCCCGCAGAGCATCCAGGACAACACCATCCAGAGGATCTCACGCTGCTACCGCCAGAGCCGCTTCCCTGTCGTCTGCTGGAGGAACTCCCGCACCAAGGCCGTGCTGCTGAGGTCGGGGGGGCTGCACGGCAAGGGTGTCGTGGGCCTTTTCAAGTCGCAGAACGCCCCTACTGCAG GCCAGTCGCAAACGGACTCCACCAGCCTGGAGCAGGAGAAATACCTGCAGGCAGTGATCAACTCCATGCCGCACTATGCTGATGCCAGCGGGCGCAATACGCTCAGCGGCTTCACCTCTGCGCACATGAGCAGCGCAG ATTCTTCCGACAAGAGGCAGCCCAAGCTGGGATCGCTCATGAAGCAGGTGATGGGAGGGAAGGACGATGGGCCAGGCACTATTAGCCGAGGAG GCAAGTGGGGCAGCATCCGGGCCAGCGGGCGCATGAGCAACTACGTCTTGAACATGGAGATCGGGTCCCGCCTGgcagggaaggacctgctgagcgctcagcacaatggggccccctCTGAGGCCAGCTTCCTGcgccagcaccgggcctccctCTACATCATTGGGGACAAGTCGCAGCTGAAG GGAGTGAAGCCAGACCCATTGCAGCACTGGGAGGTGGTGCCCATCGAGGTGTTTGACGTGCGGCAGGTGAAGGCCAGTTTCAAAAAGCTGATGAAGGCCTGCGTGCCCGGCAGCCCCTCCACAGACCCCAGTCTCGCCTATCTGCGGACCCTGGAGGAGTCCGAATGGCTGTCCCAG ATCCACAAGATCCTGCAGATCTCGGTGCTGGTGGTGGAGCTGCTGGATACAGGTTCCTCTGTGCTGGTCAGTTTGGAGGATGGCTGGGATATCACCACGCAG gtGGTGTCCCTGGTGCAGCTGCTGTCAGACCCCTACTACCGGACGATGGAGGGCTTCCGGCTCCTCGTCGAGAAGGAGTGGCTGTCCTTCGGGCACCGCTTCAGCCACCGCGGAGCCCAGACCCTCGCCGGTCAGGGCAGCGGCTTCGCTCCTGTCTTCCTGCAGTTCCTGGACTGTGTCCATCAG ATCCACCTCCAGTTCCCCATGGAGTTTGAGTTCACCCAGTACTACCTGAAGTTCCTCAGCTACCACTACGTCTCCAATCGGTTCCGCACCTTCCTGCTGGACTCGGACTACGAGCGGATCGAGCTGG gcctcctgtatgaagAGAAGGGCGAGCGGAAGAGCCAGCAGGTCTACAAGTCCATCTGGGAGTACATCGACCGGCTGAACAAGAAAACCCCCGTCTTCTTCAACTACATGTACGCCCCCGAGGATGGGGAG GTGCTGAGGCCGTACAGTAACATCTCCAACCTGAAGGTGTGGGACTACTACACCCAGGAGGTCCTGTCCGAGGGCCCCTCCTACGACTGGGAGCTGGTGCAGGGGCAGCCGGAGCACGTGGAGGAGGTGGATCGGCAGGACTCCAGTGCTCCGCAGACCAAGCGCAAAATCATCTGGCCGTGCTACGACAACCGCAGCCGAGTGGAGCCCGACGCCATCTCCAAGCTGCTGGAG GAGCTGCACAACCTGGAGGCGGAGCTGGGCCAGGTGCCGGAGCGCTGGAAGGACACGTGGGACAAGGTCAAAGCCTCCCAGCGCACAGAGGCCCGGCAGGAGGCCAGCAGG ATGGCGTCCAGTTCCCTTCTGATGTCCTCCAGCCTGTTGCCCCACCGGCGCTCGCTGGGGGTCTACCTGCAGGAGAGCAGCGTGGGCTCCACCCTGAACCTCAGCCTGGACAGCGACACCAGCAGCACCTCCACCCCGTCCAGCGGGAAGCAGGGGGGCCGCAAGAGCACCAGCAACCTCTACAGCCAGTTCCAGATGTCGGAGAGCGAGAACAG GTCCTACGAGGGGACTCTCTACAAGAAAGGAGCCTTCATGAAGCCCTGGAAGCCCCGCTGGTTCGTGCTGGATAAAACCAAACATCAG CTGCGGTACTATGACAACCGGATGGACACGGAGTGCAAAGGGATCATTGACCTGGCAGAAGTGGAGTCCATCACCCCCGGCACCCCCACCATGGGGGCCCCCAAGACAGTGGAGGAGAAGGCCTTCTTCGAT CTGAAGACGACGAAACGAGTTTACAATTTCTGTGCCCAGGACGTGCAGCTGGCCCAGCAGTGGATCGACCGCATCCAGAGCTGCTTGTCAGACGCGTGA
- the SBF1 gene encoding myotubularin-related protein 5 isoform X7, with the protein MARLADYFVLVGYELDKRGSRDGQGQILQRFPEKDWEDNPFPQGIELFCQPSGWQLFTERNPPTFFVAVLTDISSERHYCACFTFWEAVESAQSQSHSRNGEEEEEESSSLVQPAQLFAPKSLVLVSRLDHTEVFRNSLGLIYTIYVDGLSASLENVIGNLLTCTIPITGGAQRTISLGAGDRQVIQTPINDSLPVSSCSVALLFRQLGITNVLCLFCAALTEHKILFLSSSYQRLTDGCRALLALMFPLKYSFTYVPILPAQLLEVLSTPTPFIIGVSSIFQSETQELLDVVIADLDGGTVTIPECIHISLLPEPLLHQTREALSMILDPELEVADLAFPPSTVSASSLKMQDKEIRAVFLRLFAQLLQGYRWCLHIIRIHPEPVIRFHKAAFLGQRGLVEDDFLTKVLEGMAFAGFVTERGAPYRAIDLFDELVAYEVKRMRAEEGSKQKILRHIKELAEQLYKNENPYPAVTMHKVQKPTDGCHLRLHQRPFPRLDEGTVQWIIDQATAKLQTAPPAVKAEKKCMVPSGPPIAAIMERNGSALANSARRLEVVRNCISYVFENKMLEAKKLLPAVLRAMKGRAARHCLTQELNLHVQQNRAVLDHQQFDFIVRVMNCCLQDCTAMDEHGIAAALLPLVTAFCRKLSPGITQFAYSCVQEHVVWTNIQFWEAMFYCDVQNHIRALYLESNEENHLDEDGKEGPQEEKSALEIASEQRRLWPTMSREKQQELIQKEESTVFSQAIHYANRMSYLLLPLDTSKNRLLRSSGLGDVESVSNSFVTNSIAGSVAESYDTESGFEDAESSDVANYVVRFINRFVDKVCTESGVTNEHLKGLHIMIPDIVQMHIETLDAVHRESKRLPPIQKPKLLRPSLLVGEECVMEGLRVYLMPDGREEASGGNIGGPPLLPAEGAIFLTTYRIVFKGTPTDPLVGEQVVVRSFPIASLTKEKKISVQPQVDQLIQKEKKISVPAQVDQLIQEVLQLRSCTFQLLRIAFDEEVASESAEVFRKHLHKLRYPQHVRGTFAFTVGQSPKQAMQPKAKEKNPSLRTLSKNLMKNAKKTIGRPYVTRKKYTPPTWEQRSSQHFQEDDEDEISVSEEIDRSTLTPSTIIKPSDKMTMSHLVERACCRDYQRMGLGTLSNSLTRSKNEPFRISTVNRMYAICRSYPGLLIVPQSIQDNTIQRISRCYRQSRFPVVCWRNSRTKAVLLRSGGLHGKGVVGLFKSQNAPTAGQSQTDSTSLEQEKYLQAVINSMPHYADASGRNTLSGFTSAHMSSADSSDKRQPKLGSLMKQVMGGKDDGPGTISRGGKWGSIRASGRMSNYVLNMEIGSRLAGKDLLSAQHNGAPSEASFLRQHRASLYIIGDKSQLKGVKPDPLQHWEVVPIEVFDVRQVKASFKKLMKACVPGSPSTDPSLAYLRTLEESEWLSQIHKILQISVLVVELLDTGSSVLVSLEDGWDITTQVVSLVQLLSDPYYRTMEGFRLLVEKEWLSFGHRFSHRGAQTLAGQGSGFAPVFLQFLDCVHQIHLQFPMEFEFTQYYLKFLSYHYVSNRFRTFLLDSDYERIELGLLYEEKGERKSQQVYKSIWEYIDRLNKKTPVFFNYMYAPEDGEVLRPYSNISNLKVWDYYTQEVLSEGPSYDWELVQGQPEHVEEVDRQDSSAPQTKRKIIWPCYDNRSRVEPDAISKLLEELHNLEAELGQVPERWKDTWDKVKASQRTEARQEASRMASSSLLMSSSLLPHRRSLGVYLQESSVGSTLNLSLDSDTSSTSTPSSGKQGGRKSTSNLYSQFQMSESENRSYEGTLYKKGAFMKPWKPRWFVLDKTKHQLRYYDNRMDTECKGIIDLAEVESITPGTPTMGAPKTVEEKAFFDLKTTKRVYNFCAQDVQLAQQWIDRIQSCLSDA; encoded by the exons AGGACGATCTCTCTAGGGGCTGGCGACAGGCAGGTGATCCAGACGCCCATCAATGACTCTCTCCCCGTCAGCAGCTGCAGCGTAGCACTGCTCTTCCGGCAGCTCG GGATCACCAACGTGTTGTGTCTCTTCTGTGCTGCACTCACCGAACACAAGATCCTGTTTCTCTCCAGCAGTTATCAGAGACTCACAGACGGCTGCCGGGCCCTGCTTGCGCTCATGTTCCCCCTCAAGTACAG TTTCACGTACGTGCCCATCTTACCTGCACAGCTCCTTGAGGTGCTCAGCACTCCCACGCCCTTCATCATTGGCGTCAGCTCCATCTTCCAGTCGGAGACTCAGGAACTG TTGGATGTCGTCATAGCAGATCTGGATGGTGGGACGGTGACCATCCCAGAGTGCATTCACATCTCCCTGCTGCCTGAGCCACTGCTCCATCAGACACGAGAAGCCCTCTCCATG ATCTTGGACCCTGAGCTGGAGGTAGCAGACTTAGCATTCCCCCCATCAACcgtctctgcctcctccctcaaaATGCAG GACAAGGAGATCCGAGCTGTCTTCCTCCGTTTGTTTGCACAGCTGCTGCAGGGCTACCGCTGGTGCCTGCACATCATCCGAATCCACCCAGAGCCAGTCATCCGCTTCCACAAG GCAGCCTTCCTCGGTCAGAGGGGGCTGGTGGAGGATGACTTCCTCACCAAGGTCCTGGAGGGCATGGCGTTCGCTGGCTTTGTGACCGAGAGGGGCGCCCCATACCGAGCAATTGACCTGTTTGATGAG ctGGTCGCCTATGAAGTGAAGCGGATGCGTGCCGAGGAGGGGAGCAAGCAGAAAATACTGCGGCACATCAAGGAGCTGGCAGAGCAGCTCTATAAAAAT GAGAACCCATACCCCGCAGTGACAATGCACAAGGTGCAGAAGCCCACGGATGGCTGCCACCTGCGCCTACACCAGAGGCCTTTTCCCCGCTTGGACGAGGGGACAGTCCAGTGGATCATCGACCAGGCCACTGCCAAGCTGCAGACAGCCCCGCCGGCTGTGAAGGCGGAGAAGAAGTGTATGGTGCCATCGGGACCCCCCATTG CTGCCATCATGGAGCGCAATGGCAGTGCCCTGGCCAACAGCGCCCGCCGCCTGGAGGTGGTCAGGAACTGCATCTCCTACGTCTTCGAGAACAAGATGCTAGAAGCCAAAAAG CTGCTTCCAGCTGTGCTAAGGGCCATGAAGGGCCGAGCAGCCAGACACTGCCTGACTCAGGAGTTGAACCTGCATGTGCAGCAGAACAGAGCCGTACTGGACCACCAACAATTCGACTTCATTGTCCGCGTGATGAACTGCTGTTTACAG gACTGCACTGCCATGGATGAGCATGGGATTGCAGCAGCACTTTTGCCACTAGTCACTGCTTTCTGCCGA aAACTGAGCCCGGGCATCACGCAGTTTGCCTACAGCTGTGTGCAGGAACACGTCGTATGGACCAACATCCAGTTCTGGGAGGCCATGTTCTACTGCGACGTGCAGAACCACATCCGAGCCCTGTACCTGGAGAGCAATGAGGAGAACCACTTGGATGAG GACGGCAAGGAGGGGCCTCAGGAAGAGAAATCTGCCCTGGAGATTGCGTCGGAGCAGCGGAGGCTGTGGCCTACCATGAGCCGagagaagcagcaggagctgatCCAGAAGGAGGAGAGCACGGTCTTCAGCCAGGCCATCCACTACGCCAACCGCATGAGctacctgctgctgcccctcgaCACCAGCAAGAACCGGCTGCTGCGCAGCTCGGGGCTGGGCGACGTGGAGAGCGTCAGCAACAGCTTTGTCACCAACAG CATTGCCGGCAGCGTGGCCGAAAGCTACGACACGGAAAGTGGGTTTGAGGATGCCGAGAGCTCCGACGTGGCCAACTACGTGGTACGCTTCATCAACCGCTTCGTGGACAAGGTGTGCACGGAGAGCGGCGTCACCAACGAGCACCTGAAGGGGCTGCACATCATGATCCCTG ACATCGTGCAGATGCACATAGAGACACTGGATGCTGTGCACAGGGAGAGCAAGAGGCTCCCTCCTATTCAGAAG cccaagctGCTACGCCCCAGCCTGCTGGTGGGCGAGGAGTGTGTCATGGAAGGGCTCCGCGTGTACCTCATGCCTGACGGACGTGAAGAAGCTTCCGGAGGCAATATTgggggccccccactgctccctgccgAAGGAGCCATCTTCCTCACCACTTACCGCATCGTTTTCAAGGGCACCCCCACAGACCCGCTGG TGGGGGAGCAGGTTGTGGTCCGGTCCTTCCCCATTGCCTCGTTGACCAAAGAGAAGAAGATCAGCGTCCAGCCCCAGGTGGATCAGCTCATCCAGAAAGAGAAGAAGATCAGCGTCCCGGCCCAGGTGGATCAGCTcatccaggaggtgctgcagctgcGCTCATGCACATTCCAG CTGCTGCGGATCGCCTTTGACGAGGAGGTGGCTTCAGAGAGCGCCGAGGTCTTCAGGAAGCACCTGCACAAGCTGCGCTATCCCCAGCATGTACGTGGCACCTTCGCCTTCACCGTGGGCCAGTCACCCAAGCAAGCCATGCAGCCCAAGGCCAAGGAGAAAAACCCCTCACTCAG GACACTTTCCAAGAACCTGATGAAGAATGCCAAGAAGACCATTGGCCGACCGTACGTGACCCGCAAGAAGTACACGCCGCCTACCTGGGAGCAGCGCAGCAGTCAGCACTTCCAGGAGGATGACGAGGATGAAATCTCAG TGTCTGAAGAGATAGACAGgagcaccctgaccccctccacTATCATCAAACCTTCAGACAAGATGACCATGAGCCACCTAGTAGAGCGAGCCTGCTGCCGTGACTACCAGAGGATGGGGCTGGGCACGCTGAGTAACAGCCTCACCCGCTCCAAGAACGAGCCCTTCCGCATCTCCACGGTGAACCGCATGTACGCCATCTGCCGGAG TTACCCGGGGCTGCTGATCGTCCCGCAGAGCATCCAGGACAACACCATCCAGAGGATCTCACGCTGCTACCGCCAGAGCCGCTTCCCTGTCGTCTGCTGGAGGAACTCCCGCACCAAGGCCGTGCTGCTGAGGTCGGGGGGGCTGCACGGCAAGGGTGTCGTGGGCCTTTTCAAGTCGCAGAACGCCCCTACTGCAG GCCAGTCGCAAACGGACTCCACCAGCCTGGAGCAGGAGAAATACCTGCAGGCAGTGATCAACTCCATGCCGCACTATGCTGATGCCAGCGGGCGCAATACGCTCAGCGGCTTCACCTCTGCGCACATGAGCAGCGCAG ATTCTTCCGACAAGAGGCAGCCCAAGCTGGGATCGCTCATGAAGCAGGTGATGGGAGGGAAGGACGATGGGCCAGGCACTATTAGCCGAGGAG GCAAGTGGGGCAGCATCCGGGCCAGCGGGCGCATGAGCAACTACGTCTTGAACATGGAGATCGGGTCCCGCCTGgcagggaaggacctgctgagcgctcagcacaatggggccccctCTGAGGCCAGCTTCCTGcgccagcaccgggcctccctCTACATCATTGGGGACAAGTCGCAGCTGAAG GGAGTGAAGCCAGACCCATTGCAGCACTGGGAGGTGGTGCCCATCGAGGTGTTTGACGTGCGGCAGGTGAAGGCCAGTTTCAAAAAGCTGATGAAGGCCTGCGTGCCCGGCAGCCCCTCCACAGACCCCAGTCTCGCCTATCTGCGGACCCTGGAGGAGTCCGAATGGCTGTCCCAG ATCCACAAGATCCTGCAGATCTCGGTGCTGGTGGTGGAGCTGCTGGATACAGGTTCCTCTGTGCTGGTCAGTTTGGAGGATGGCTGGGATATCACCACGCAG gtGGTGTCCCTGGTGCAGCTGCTGTCAGACCCCTACTACCGGACGATGGAGGGCTTCCGGCTCCTCGTCGAGAAGGAGTGGCTGTCCTTCGGGCACCGCTTCAGCCACCGCGGAGCCCAGACCCTCGCCGGTCAGGGCAGCGGCTTCGCTCCTGTCTTCCTGCAGTTCCTGGACTGTGTCCATCAG ATCCACCTCCAGTTCCCCATGGAGTTTGAGTTCACCCAGTACTACCTGAAGTTCCTCAGCTACCACTACGTCTCCAATCGGTTCCGCACCTTCCTGCTGGACTCGGACTACGAGCGGATCGAGCTGG gcctcctgtatgaagAGAAGGGCGAGCGGAAGAGCCAGCAGGTCTACAAGTCCATCTGGGAGTACATCGACCGGCTGAACAAGAAAACCCCCGTCTTCTTCAACTACATGTACGCCCCCGAGGATGGGGAG GTGCTGAGGCCGTACAGTAACATCTCCAACCTGAAGGTGTGGGACTACTACACCCAGGAGGTCCTGTCCGAGGGCCCCTCCTACGACTGGGAGCTGGTGCAGGGGCAGCCGGAGCACGTGGAGGAGGTGGATCGGCAGGACTCCAGTGCTCCGCAGACCAAGCGCAAAATCATCTGGCCGTGCTACGACAACCGCAGCCGAGTGGAGCCCGACGCCATCTCCAAGCTGCTGGAG GAGCTGCACAACCTGGAGGCGGAGCTGGGCCAGGTGCCGGAGCGCTGGAAGGACACGTGGGACAAGGTCAAAGCCTCCCAGCGCACAGAGGCCCGGCAGGAGGCCAGCAGG ATGGCGTCCAGTTCCCTTCTGATGTCCTCCAGCCTGTTGCCCCACCGGCGCTCGCTGGGGGTCTACCTGCAGGAGAGCAGCGTGGGCTCCACCCTGAACCTCAGCCTGGACAGCGACACCAGCAGCACCTCCACCCCGTCCAGCGGGAAGCAGGGGGGCCGCAAGAGCACCAGCAACCTCTACAGCCAGTTCCAGATGTCGGAGAGCGAGAACAG GTCCTACGAGGGGACTCTCTACAAGAAAGGAGCCTTCATGAAGCCCTGGAAGCCCCGCTGGTTCGTGCTGGATAAAACCAAACATCAG CTGCGGTACTATGACAACCGGATGGACACGGAGTGCAAAGGGATCATTGACCTGGCAGAAGTGGAGTCCATCACCCCCGGCACCCCCACCATGGGGGCCCCCAAGACAGTGGAGGAGAAGGCCTTCTTCGAT CTGAAGACGACGAAACGAGTTTACAATTTCTGTGCCCAGGACGTGCAGCTGGCCCAGCAGTGGATCGACCGCATCCAGAGCTGCTTGTCAGACGCGTGA